One Curtobacterium sp. MCLR17_007 DNA window includes the following coding sequences:
- a CDS encoding sugar ABC transporter permease gives MTTTARPATAVRPATSTERRSRRAAKKHPWTPAEKRRLRVGIAFISPWIVGVLVFIAYPLVYSFVISLTRYSGMNAATFVGFGNYVAAFIDPLVHTAVENTLFYAVIAVPVGIVVAIVIALAMNQDVKEISWYRTALYIPSLIPTFALAFIFVVLVNPQTGIVNQVLKLVGVPATNLLGDPTTAKLVIVALAQMGAGNAALVFLAGMRGIPKTLYEAARVDGAGPVRQFFALTLPLISPAILFNLITGISNGLQVFTEAYVISSGTGGLGSPDNGTLFYMLYLYKNAFSYAQLGFASAMAVLLFLAGMVLSGLVYWLSRRFVNYDVSGE, from the coding sequence GTGACGACGACCGCTCGCCCGGCCACCGCAGTGCGACCCGCGACCTCGACCGAACGCAGGAGTCGACGCGCGGCGAAGAAGCACCCCTGGACCCCCGCCGAGAAGCGACGCCTGCGTGTGGGCATCGCGTTCATCTCCCCGTGGATCGTCGGCGTGCTCGTGTTCATCGCCTACCCGCTCGTGTACTCGTTCGTGATCAGCCTGACGCGGTACTCGGGCATGAACGCGGCGACGTTCGTCGGGTTCGGCAACTACGTCGCGGCGTTCATCGACCCGCTCGTGCACACGGCGGTCGAGAACACGCTGTTCTACGCGGTGATCGCCGTCCCCGTCGGGATCGTGGTCGCCATCGTGATCGCCCTGGCGATGAACCAGGACGTCAAGGAGATCAGCTGGTACCGGACGGCGCTGTACATCCCGTCGCTCATCCCGACCTTCGCGCTGGCGTTCATCTTCGTGGTGCTCGTCAACCCGCAGACCGGCATCGTGAACCAGGTGCTCAAGCTCGTCGGGGTGCCGGCGACCAACCTGCTCGGTGACCCGACGACGGCGAAGCTCGTCATCGTCGCGCTGGCGCAGATGGGTGCCGGCAACGCGGCGCTGGTGTTCCTGGCAGGCATGCGGGGCATCCCGAAGACCCTGTACGAGGCAGCGCGGGTGGACGGTGCGGGTCCGGTGCGCCAGTTCTTCGCGCTGACCCTGCCGCTCATCTCCCCCGCGATCCTGTTCAACCTGATCACCGGGATCAGCAACGGCCTGCAGGTCTTCACCGAGGCGTACGTGATCTCGTCCGGGACCGGTGGGTTGGGGTCGCCGGACAACGGGACGTTGTTCTACATGCTCTACCTCTACAAGAACGCCTTCAGCTACGCGCAGCTCGGGTTCGCCAGCGCGATGGCGGTGCTGCTGTTCCTGGCCGGGATGGTCCTGTCGGGACTCGTCTACTGGCTGTCCAGGCGGTTCGTGAACTACGACGTGAGCGGGGAGTAG
- a CDS encoding metal-sensitive transcriptional regulator: MTEHEHGYISSKDAYLKRLRRIEGQARGLQRMVEDEQYCIDILTQVSAMTKALQSVALGLVEDHLSHCVADAMADGGDPAAKVREASEAIARLVRS, from the coding sequence ATGACCGAGCACGAGCACGGCTACATCTCGTCGAAGGACGCCTACCTGAAGCGTCTGCGGCGCATCGAGGGGCAGGCCCGCGGCCTCCAGCGCATGGTCGAGGACGAGCAGTACTGCATCGACATCCTGACGCAGGTGTCAGCGATGACGAAGGCCCTGCAGTCGGTCGCGCTCGGACTCGTCGAGGACCACCTCAGCCACTGCGTCGCCGACGCGATGGCCGACGGTGGTGACCCGGCCGCGAAAGTCCGCGAAGCCTCCGAGGCGATCGCCCGCCTGGTCCGCTCCTGA
- a CDS encoding Rid family hydrolase, whose product MVSAVQLIRSSSLSSVAEYAYAATAPAAARLVFLAGSCPLDADGRTVAVGDHAGQAAACVANLRQALADAGATLDDVVSTRVLVASTRQADLVAAWEVVRDTFGEHDVPSTLMGVTVLGYDDQLVEIEAVAAVLD is encoded by the coding sequence ATGGTCAGCGCCGTGCAGCTCATCCGTTCGTCCTCGCTCAGCTCCGTCGCCGAGTACGCGTACGCCGCCACGGCACCGGCCGCGGCGCGACTCGTGTTCCTGGCGGGGTCGTGCCCGCTCGACGCCGACGGACGCACGGTCGCCGTCGGCGACCACGCGGGACAGGCGGCCGCATGCGTGGCGAACCTGCGGCAGGCGCTCGCCGACGCCGGTGCCACGCTTGACGACGTCGTCTCGACGCGGGTACTGGTGGCGTCGACACGGCAGGCCGACCTGGTCGCAGCATGGGAGGTCGTGCGGGATACCTTCGGCGAGCACGACGTGCCGAGCACCCTGATGGGCGTCACCGTCCTGGGGTACGACGACCAGCTCGTCGAGATCGAGGCAGTCGCCGCCGTGCTCGACTGA
- a CDS encoding SDR family NAD(P)-dependent oxidoreductase, whose amino-acid sequence MSQRFRGQVVVITGASSGIGRAAAHEFARRGATVVLAARSHDSLEAAAEECRRLGAEAVAIPTDVGDEHQVTDLISTVTTRFGHIDVFVGNAALFIYGLFEQTPTDSFKRVVDTNLYGHLYAITHLLPHWRQRGRGTYVLVGSIQSLLSAPYQSAYVTSKHAALGLVDVLGDEFAHTGIHFTTLMPSTIDTPIYQNGANYTDRASHPLPPTVSVERAGKAVVTAALHPKRYRFVGRVQASLVPLQYVFPGLFHKITKPMVELFALRGRQAPTDGNLFEPADAGNATDGGWVAKRRRVTRPLLWVGAAAAVATVVLRPRR is encoded by the coding sequence ATGTCACAACGCTTCCGAGGCCAGGTCGTCGTCATCACCGGTGCGTCGAGCGGCATCGGCCGCGCCGCCGCGCACGAGTTCGCCCGCCGTGGTGCGACAGTGGTGCTCGCCGCCCGCAGCCACGACAGTCTGGAAGCCGCCGCCGAGGAGTGCCGCCGGCTCGGCGCCGAGGCCGTCGCGATCCCCACCGACGTCGGAGACGAGCACCAGGTCACGGACCTGATCAGCACCGTCACGACGCGCTTCGGCCACATCGACGTGTTCGTCGGCAACGCTGCCCTGTTCATCTACGGCCTGTTCGAGCAGACCCCGACCGACTCGTTCAAGCGCGTCGTCGACACGAACCTCTACGGCCACCTCTACGCGATCACCCACCTGTTGCCGCACTGGCGGCAGCGTGGCCGCGGCACCTACGTGCTGGTCGGCAGCATCCAGTCGCTGCTGTCGGCGCCGTACCAGTCCGCCTACGTCACGAGCAAGCACGCCGCACTCGGGCTGGTCGACGTGCTCGGCGACGAGTTCGCGCACACCGGCATCCACTTCACCACGCTGATGCCCTCGACGATCGACACACCGATCTACCAGAACGGCGCGAACTACACCGACAGGGCCTCGCACCCACTGCCGCCGACGGTGTCCGTCGAGCGCGCGGGCAAGGCGGTCGTCACGGCGGCGCTGCACCCGAAGCGCTACCGGTTCGTCGGTCGCGTCCAGGCGTCGCTCGTGCCGCTGCAGTACGTGTTCCCCGGGCTGTTCCACAAGATCACGAAGCCGATGGTGGAGCTCTTCGCCCTGCGCGGCAGGCAGGCACCGACGGACGGCAACCTGTTCGAACCCGCCGACGCGGGCAACGCCACCGACGGTGGCTGGGTCGCGAAGCGACGGCGCGTCACGCGCCCCCTGCTGTGGGTCGGCGCCGCAGCCGCGGTGGCGACCGTCGTCCTGCGACCGCGTCGCTGA
- a CDS encoding siderophore-interacting protein: MSPKNRTQHVFVVDRTERVSPHMVRVHLGGPAFAEFVGAADPERLATTDKYVKLLVARRELGLQPPYDLDALREQLPKEDRPARRTYTVRAVDHGAQTIAIDFVVHGDDGLAGPWAATAQPGDLLALSGPGGGYAPTTDPGVEHLLLGDDSALPAISAALEAMHADATGTALVEVAGPDDEQDVPHPSGVDLRWLHRDATGAEPGTLLLAATRELPRASRPVQVFAHGERAAVKAIRRLLQDEWGVEKAQMSLSAYWALGRAEDRFQEEKREPVGAVFD; encoded by the coding sequence ATGAGCCCGAAGAACCGCACCCAGCACGTGTTCGTCGTCGACCGCACCGAACGCGTCTCGCCGCACATGGTCCGCGTGCACCTGGGTGGCCCGGCGTTCGCGGAGTTCGTCGGCGCGGCCGACCCCGAGCGCCTCGCGACGACCGACAAGTACGTCAAGCTCCTCGTCGCCCGGCGCGAGCTCGGACTGCAGCCGCCCTACGACCTCGACGCGTTGCGCGAGCAGCTGCCGAAGGAGGACCGTCCGGCGCGGCGCACCTACACCGTGCGTGCGGTCGACCACGGGGCGCAGACCATCGCGATCGACTTCGTCGTGCACGGCGACGACGGACTCGCCGGTCCGTGGGCAGCCACCGCGCAGCCCGGCGACCTGCTCGCCCTGTCCGGCCCGGGCGGCGGGTACGCGCCGACAACCGACCCCGGGGTCGAGCACCTGCTGCTCGGCGACGACAGCGCCCTGCCCGCGATCTCCGCCGCGCTCGAGGCGATGCACGCCGACGCCACCGGCACCGCCCTCGTCGAGGTCGCGGGCCCCGACGACGAACAGGACGTCCCGCACCCGTCGGGAGTCGACCTGCGGTGGCTGCACCGCGACGCCACCGGCGCCGAGCCGGGCACGCTCCTGCTGGCCGCGACCCGGGAGCTGCCGCGGGCCTCCCGGCCGGTCCAGGTGTTCGCGCACGGTGAGCGCGCCGCCGTGAAGGCGATCCGTCGGCTGCTGCAGGACGAGTGGGGCGTGGAGAAGGCGCAGATGTCACTGTCGGCGTACTGGGCGCTCGGCCGCGCCGAGGACCGCTTCCAGGAGGAGAAGCGCGAACCGGTGGGGGCCGTCTTCGACTGA
- a CDS encoding DUF4287 domain-containing protein gives MTVHRVTAPQLPTDGTKVRGPASYFPSIETTYGRPVQEWIDLVVDRLDTEPHMAVVSWLKAEHGMGHGHANAVVAYVRQALA, from the coding sequence ATGACCGTGCATCGTGTGACCGCCCCCCAGCTGCCCACCGACGGCACGAAGGTCCGGGGGCCGGCGTCGTACTTCCCGAGCATCGAGACGACCTACGGTCGCCCCGTGCAGGAGTGGATCGACCTCGTCGTCGACCGGCTGGACACCGAACCGCACATGGCCGTCGTGTCCTGGCTCAAGGCCGAGCACGGCATGGGCCACGGGCACGCCAACGCGGTCGTCGCCTACGTCCGGCAGGCGCTCGCCTGA
- a CDS encoding histidine phosphatase family protein: MASYFLTHAEVVIDPAVPIESWTLSGVGRVRAGAAHHSAWDPGITRIVSSAERKAIETAEVLGQTVGVVPEVDRRLGEIDRSATGYLPPEEFDAVVVRFFDRLDESVRGWERAVDAQTRIVAAVRSLTADGDVTLVSHGAVGALLLADLRGVPIDRALDQPGMGSVITFDPRAWRALSGWTRVTP; encoded by the coding sequence ATGGCCTCGTACTTCCTGACCCATGCCGAGGTGGTCATCGACCCCGCGGTCCCGATCGAGTCGTGGACGCTGAGCGGGGTCGGCCGCGTGCGCGCGGGCGCCGCCCACCACAGCGCCTGGGATCCTGGCATCACTCGCATCGTGTCGAGCGCCGAGCGGAAGGCGATCGAGACCGCGGAGGTGCTCGGCCAGACGGTCGGCGTCGTGCCGGAGGTCGACCGACGGCTGGGTGAGATCGACCGCAGCGCGACCGGGTACCTCCCGCCGGAGGAGTTCGATGCGGTGGTCGTCCGGTTCTTCGACCGGCTGGACGAGTCGGTGCGCGGATGGGAACGAGCGGTCGACGCCCAGACCCGCATCGTCGCGGCCGTTCGATCGCTGACGGCCGATGGGGACGTGACGCTCGTCTCGCACGGCGCCGTCGGTGCGCTGCTGCTGGCGGACCTGCGTGGTGTCCCGATCGACCGAGCGCTCGACCAGCCCGGCATGGGGAGCGTCATCACCTTCGACCCTCGGGCCTGGCGAGCACTGTCCGGGTGGACCCGTGTCACGCCCTGA
- a CDS encoding biliverdin-producing heme oxygenase, which produces MDASVTRFSELLRLRASRTPGSTAGTDFMDALREGRCEVADYADLLGQYAFVYDALERATDRMADHPAVSPFVTAHLTRMPAIRADLEYLVGPDWSELVCPTPATTAYVRRLNEVASTWPGGFVAHHYTRYLGDLSGGRAIGLTLSQQFGFDTNGVLFWIFDQLADPAGFEDTYRAQLDAAPWDAAERERVMAEVELASTLDDGLLAELDARRTAAATA; this is translated from the coding sequence ATGGACGCATCCGTCACCCGGTTCTCGGAGCTGCTCCGCCTGCGCGCGTCGCGGACACCGGGGTCGACGGCCGGGACCGACTTCATGGACGCACTGCGCGAGGGCCGGTGCGAGGTGGCGGACTACGCCGACCTGCTCGGGCAGTACGCCTTCGTGTACGACGCGCTCGAGCGCGCGACCGACCGGATGGCGGACCACCCCGCGGTCAGCCCCTTCGTGACCGCCCACCTGACGCGGATGCCGGCGATCCGTGCGGACCTGGAGTACCTGGTCGGACCGGACTGGTCCGAGCTGGTCTGCCCGACGCCGGCCACGACCGCGTACGTCCGACGCCTGAACGAGGTCGCGTCCACGTGGCCCGGCGGCTTCGTCGCGCACCACTACACGCGCTACCTCGGCGACCTGTCCGGGGGTCGCGCGATCGGCCTGACGCTCAGCCAGCAGTTCGGCTTCGACACGAACGGCGTGCTGTTCTGGATCTTCGACCAGCTCGCCGACCCGGCAGGGTTCGAGGACACCTACCGCGCCCAGCTCGACGCCGCCCCGTGGGACGCCGCCGAGCGCGAGCGGGTGATGGCCGAGGTCGAGCTGGCGTCCACGCTCGACGACGGACTGCTCGCTGAGCTCGACGCGCGGCGCACCGCTGCCGCCACGGCCTGA
- a CDS encoding ROK family transcriptional regulator produces the protein MSAGQNHTHVGAHNRAVVLDLVRRSGPVTRTDIRDRTGLTAQTVSNITARLESDGLVRDVDRRLTLARDGRFAVGVHLDPAHVAVVLLDLGGGLVAEHQLGAADVADPATTLDAMAQAIDDVVTRSHVDPDRVVGIGVAAPGPIERDGATLGAPAQLAAWSGYPLAAELARRTGLAVHVEKDVVASALAEWWTAATVTDLVAVYLGHGVGAGIVVGGEVVRGSTGNAGEFGGMPVYAHGGWTALWEACQPLQQVRRGIDAGLLPPRIPLDDPAAVRSAFDDLCREPGAAPLITEAGTALGSALVHVVELLDLPRIVVGGSAARAAGPKLLDALRARLADRLDPSLLPRVDATALGENVVARGAACAVLVTTPVASRPVAVAGLSAGSRPVRTGGPSRARDIAHPW, from the coding sequence ATGTCTGCAGGGCAGAACCACACGCACGTCGGAGCGCACAACCGCGCCGTCGTCCTCGACCTCGTCCGACGCAGCGGACCCGTCACCCGCACGGACATCCGTGACCGCACCGGCCTCACCGCCCAGACCGTGTCGAACATCACCGCCCGCCTGGAGTCGGACGGACTGGTGCGCGACGTCGACCGACGCCTCACGCTCGCGCGCGACGGCCGCTTCGCCGTCGGTGTCCACCTCGACCCCGCGCACGTCGCCGTCGTGCTGCTCGACCTCGGCGGCGGCCTGGTCGCCGAGCACCAGCTCGGCGCCGCCGACGTGGCAGACCCGGCGACCACGCTCGACGCCATGGCCCAGGCGATCGACGACGTCGTCACCCGCTCCCACGTCGACCCCGACAGGGTAGTAGGCATCGGCGTCGCCGCGCCGGGCCCCATCGAACGGGACGGCGCCACCCTCGGCGCACCCGCCCAGCTCGCCGCCTGGTCCGGCTACCCGCTCGCCGCCGAACTCGCCCGCCGCACCGGACTCGCCGTGCACGTCGAGAAGGACGTCGTCGCCAGTGCGCTCGCCGAGTGGTGGACCGCCGCCACCGTCACCGACCTGGTCGCCGTCTACCTCGGGCACGGCGTCGGCGCCGGGATCGTCGTCGGAGGCGAGGTCGTCCGCGGCAGCACCGGCAACGCGGGAGAGTTCGGCGGGATGCCGGTGTACGCGCACGGCGGGTGGACCGCCCTGTGGGAGGCCTGCCAACCGCTTCAGCAGGTCCGACGCGGCATCGACGCGGGGCTCCTCCCGCCGCGGATCCCGCTCGACGACCCCGCTGCCGTCCGTTCCGCGTTCGACGACCTCTGCCGCGAGCCCGGCGCGGCCCCGCTCATCACCGAGGCCGGCACCGCCCTCGGCTCGGCCTTGGTCCACGTGGTCGAACTGCTCGACCTGCCGAGGATCGTCGTCGGCGGGAGTGCTGCACGTGCGGCCGGGCCGAAGCTCCTCGACGCGCTCCGTGCGCGACTCGCTGACCGACTCGACCCGAGCCTCCTGCCGCGGGTCGACGCGACGGCGCTCGGCGAGAACGTGGTCGCCCGCGGGGCGGCGTGCGCGGTCCTCGTCACGACGCCCGTCGCGTCACGACCTGTGGCCGTCGCCGGTCTGTCGGCGGGCTCGCGCCCCGTCCGGACAGGAGGCCCGTCCCGCGCCCGCGACATCGCCCACCCCTGGTGA
- a CDS encoding DUF1684 domain-containing protein, translated as MTTASPTTDTTGWATWHAAHEAARASEHGFLSVTSIRWLTTTPERFDDVPGAWFVDQDGPVVVLADDPAERLDVDGSLVTGTHRFGDLDSSPAPRVVWHRDDRDVVIEVARRGGSDLVRPRDPAAPVRLAYRGTPTYAPDDRFVVEARFRSFAEPRAVTVGSVVDGLEHVFAARGTLEFDLDGPRTLLAFNGQGDDLHVLFSDRTSTVTTSATRTLDVGAPDADGRTRVDFTRATNLPCAYTPHATCPLPPRENRLDVAIEAGERLPGPGAAD; from the coding sequence ATGACGACCGCGAGCCCGACGACGGACACCACCGGCTGGGCGACCTGGCACGCAGCGCACGAGGCAGCCCGTGCGAGCGAGCACGGCTTCCTGTCGGTAACGAGCATCCGGTGGCTGACGACGACGCCCGAGCGGTTCGACGACGTCCCCGGAGCGTGGTTCGTCGACCAGGACGGACCCGTGGTCGTCCTCGCCGACGACCCTGCTGAGCGCCTCGACGTCGACGGCTCCCTGGTGACGGGAACGCACCGGTTCGGGGACCTCGACAGCAGCCCCGCACCGCGCGTCGTGTGGCACCGCGACGACCGCGACGTCGTCATCGAGGTCGCCCGACGAGGCGGGAGCGACCTGGTCCGGCCCCGCGATCCGGCCGCCCCGGTGCGCCTCGCGTACCGCGGTACGCCCACCTACGCACCCGACGACCGGTTCGTGGTCGAGGCCCGGTTCCGCTCCTTCGCCGAGCCGCGTGCGGTGACGGTCGGCTCGGTCGTCGACGGGCTGGAGCACGTGTTCGCGGCACGTGGCACACTCGAGTTCGACCTCGACGGCCCGCGCACGCTCCTGGCGTTCAACGGACAGGGGGACGACCTGCACGTGCTGTTCTCCGACCGCACCAGCACGGTCACGACGTCGGCGACCCGGACGCTCGACGTGGGGGCTCCTGATGCCGACGGTCGGACCCGCGTCGACTTCACCCGGGCCACGAACCTGCCCTGCGCGTACACCCCGCACGCCACGTGTCCACTGCCGCCCCGCGAGAACCGACTCGACGTCGCGATCGAGGCGGGGGAGCGGCTGCCCGGACCCGGTGCGGCTGACTGA
- a CDS encoding reverse transcriptase family protein: protein MVAGALADAFLAAEGWHRDELTAAGYDVLGVERTYVGVAVGVALEAYPRAPVEAPRQLAAVLASAPRLVRLHDSRVPLRPVRVLLRRATAVHARPAVASRLLVDTLPELARELDLTVGRLLWLADTKGWNRHRGPTSPLHHHRHEWVQRPGRAPRLLEKPMAMLRRTQRTILDELLAAMPVHDAAHGFVASRGVVSSAAEHVGRPIVLSADLTAFFANVRAATVYGVFRSAGFAEPLAHVLTGICTHRVPPHVLTAMPPGGDPDQRTALRRALTEAHLPQGAPTSPALANLALRHLDVRLAGWAAAVDATYTRYADDLTFSGGDALAARPDAFLRGVDRIVTEQGHTLNARKTRVRRAGVRQSVTGVVVNERTSPGRREVDRLHAILHNCVVHGPASQDRDGHADFRAHLLGRIGWVGQVHPVRGAALMTLFAQIRW, encoded by the coding sequence GTGGTCGCAGGCGCACTCGCCGACGCGTTCCTCGCCGCGGAGGGGTGGCACCGGGACGAGCTGACCGCAGCCGGGTACGACGTGCTCGGCGTCGAACGGACCTACGTCGGCGTCGCGGTCGGCGTCGCGCTCGAGGCGTACCCCCGTGCGCCGGTCGAAGCGCCCCGGCAGTTGGCCGCCGTGCTCGCGAGCGCACCGCGGCTCGTACGACTGCACGACTCGCGGGTGCCCCTCCGTCCCGTGCGGGTGCTCCTCCGTCGCGCGACCGCCGTCCACGCCCGGCCGGCCGTGGCGAGCCGCCTGCTCGTCGACACGCTGCCGGAGCTCGCCCGCGAACTCGACCTGACCGTGGGACGACTGCTCTGGCTCGCCGACACGAAGGGCTGGAACCGGCACCGGGGCCCGACGAGTCCGCTGCACCACCACCGTCACGAGTGGGTGCAGCGCCCCGGCCGTGCCCCGCGGCTGCTCGAGAAGCCGATGGCGATGCTCAGGCGGACCCAGCGGACGATCCTCGACGAGCTCCTCGCGGCGATGCCGGTGCACGACGCCGCGCACGGGTTCGTCGCCAGCCGTGGCGTCGTGTCGAGTGCCGCTGAGCACGTCGGGCGCCCGATCGTGCTGTCTGCCGACCTCACCGCGTTCTTCGCGAACGTCCGCGCGGCCACCGTCTACGGCGTGTTCCGCTCGGCCGGGTTCGCCGAGCCCCTCGCACACGTGCTCACCGGGATCTGCACCCACCGCGTCCCGCCCCACGTGCTCACCGCGATGCCACCCGGCGGCGACCCGGACCAGCGCACCGCACTCCGGCGAGCCCTCACCGAGGCGCACCTCCCGCAGGGCGCGCCGACGTCGCCGGCGCTGGCGAACCTGGCGCTGCGACACCTCGACGTGCGCCTGGCCGGCTGGGCCGCGGCCGTGGACGCCACCTACACGCGCTACGCCGACGACCTGACCTTCAGCGGCGGCGACGCGCTGGCCGCTCGGCCGGACGCCTTCCTGCGCGGGGTCGACCGGATCGTCACCGAGCAGGGCCACACGCTCAACGCCCGCAAGACCCGCGTCCGTCGCGCCGGCGTGCGCCAGTCCGTCACGGGCGTGGTCGTCAACGAGCGGACGTCGCCCGGTCGCCGCGAGGTCGACCGGCTGCACGCGATCCTGCACAACTGCGTCGTCCACGGCCCGGCGTCGCAGGACCGCGACGGCCACGCGGACTTCCGCGCGCACCTGCTCGGGCGCATCGGCTGGGTCGGTCAGGTCCACCCGGTCCGCGGCGCAGCGCTCATGACGCTCTTCGCACAGATCCGGTGGTGA
- a CDS encoding GIY-YIG nuclease family protein, which produces MVDSCCVPGCAGAPAAGSPVPLCEAHVVLVRDFADGTRGVEDALPGPCLVCGCRLGVRFASGTVCAVCEWPYGDVPDSDLAPPRVDVVYYLRQRDAVGDRVKIGTTTNPRQRLARIPHQDLLAFERGDRTLERRRHEQFAGARWPGTEWFRATAELLDHVRVVGAGVEDPWALHARWCSEALALRG; this is translated from the coding sequence ATGGTCGACTCCTGCTGCGTGCCCGGCTGCGCAGGTGCGCCCGCCGCCGGCTCGCCGGTCCCGCTGTGCGAGGCGCACGTGGTCCTGGTCCGCGACTTCGCCGACGGCACGCGCGGCGTCGAGGACGCGCTGCCCGGCCCGTGTCTCGTCTGCGGATGCCGGCTGGGCGTGCGGTTCGCATCGGGAACGGTCTGCGCCGTGTGCGAGTGGCCGTACGGCGACGTGCCGGACAGCGACCTCGCTCCTCCGCGGGTCGACGTCGTCTACTACCTGCGCCAGCGCGACGCGGTCGGCGACCGGGTGAAGATCGGCACGACGACGAACCCCCGCCAGCGACTCGCCCGGATCCCTCACCAGGACCTGCTGGCGTTCGAGCGCGGGGACCGGACGCTCGAGCGACGCCGGCACGAGCAGTTCGCCGGCGCGCGCTGGCCCGGCACCGAGTGGTTCCGTGCCACCGCGGAGCTGCTCGACCACGTGCGCGTGGTGGGCGCGGGCGTCGAGGACCCCTGGGCGCTGCACGCGCGGTGGTGCAGCGAGGCGCTGGCGTTGCGCGGCTGA
- a CDS encoding RES family NAD+ phosphorylase, which translates to MTERRTEVAQRGPAPEAELAGFPTVESRGTTFYRAKRHDRGAWWFASTPADADGDDGGRFDLADPRGTCYWADSVEVAVRERLAHHTLHTNTVFVGRAREMVVVAARASRGRRFADVTAPGAVRHGVGAELQTMVDYRVPQAWARAFDAAGFAGVRYSTRFTSAAAPNAWAVFGTAGVPRRPRPERVHRDGVTACRESGIRVLDDGSTAGPERFTIVSPPRA; encoded by the coding sequence GTGACGGAACGGCGGACCGAGGTCGCACAGCGCGGGCCGGCTCCCGAGGCGGAGCTCGCCGGGTTCCCCACCGTCGAGTCGCGGGGCACGACGTTCTACCGTGCCAAGCGCCACGACCGCGGTGCGTGGTGGTTCGCGAGCACCCCGGCAGACGCCGATGGCGATGACGGTGGCCGGTTCGACCTGGCCGACCCCCGGGGCACCTGCTACTGGGCGGACTCGGTCGAGGTCGCGGTCCGGGAACGCCTCGCCCACCACACGCTGCACACCAACACGGTCTTCGTCGGGCGTGCTCGCGAGATGGTCGTCGTGGCGGCGCGGGCGTCGCGTGGTCGGCGGTTCGCCGACGTCACCGCACCCGGAGCGGTCCGGCACGGCGTCGGTGCCGAGCTGCAGACGATGGTCGACTACCGCGTGCCGCAGGCCTGGGCACGGGCCTTCGACGCCGCGGGGTTCGCCGGTGTCCGGTACAGCACGCGGTTCACGAGCGCCGCTGCCCCGAACGCGTGGGCCGTGTTCGGGACGGCGGGCGTACCGCGACGACCCCGACCCGAGCGCGTCCACCGCGACGGCGTCACGGCGTGCCGCGAGTCCGGCATCCGCGTGCTCGACGACGGCTCGACCGCCGGCCCCGAGCGCTTCACGATCGTGTCGCCGCCCCGCGCCTGA